From a region of the Latilactobacillus sakei genome:
- a CDS encoding EamA family transporter has translation MAQQRIKGIYLAILGSIFWGIQGPVSQWLFTDTSIAPEWLMGVKMGLSGLFLLGYAIVKQPKSVTAVWHQPRDAGRLLAFAILGLSAVQYAYFLTIQASNAPTTTILQQLGTVMIIIISLVIYHKQPSRSELIAVIVALLGTWLLVTKGQLTQLSISGAALGLGLYLGFSGALNTLIPGKLFQKYDTLVIVAWAMLIGGVLFNVIHPFWVETPPLTMATVISVLFIAIFGTALANLCFLGSLNYITPTTAGLLNTFEPLAATIGTVLFLKTSFNHWEVLGGLLVISTVFILSFGNRRGISKK, from the coding sequence GTGGCACAACAACGCATAAAAGGAATTTATTTAGCAATTTTAGGATCGATTTTTTGGGGGATTCAAGGTCCGGTTTCACAATGGTTATTCACAGATACATCGATTGCACCGGAATGGCTGATGGGCGTTAAGATGGGGCTTTCAGGTCTTTTCTTGTTAGGCTATGCCATCGTAAAACAACCTAAGTCCGTGACGGCAGTCTGGCATCAGCCGCGGGATGCGGGGCGTTTGTTGGCCTTTGCCATCTTGGGCTTATCAGCTGTTCAATACGCTTATTTTTTAACGATTCAAGCCAGCAACGCGCCAACCACGACGATTTTGCAGCAATTAGGGACGGTTATGATTATTATCATCAGTTTGGTGATTTATCATAAGCAGCCGAGTCGGTCCGAACTAATCGCCGTTATCGTCGCTTTATTAGGGACTTGGTTATTGGTCACTAAGGGACAATTGACACAATTATCGATTTCCGGGGCCGCTTTAGGACTTGGGTTGTACCTCGGCTTTTCCGGGGCGTTAAACACGTTAATTCCAGGGAAACTATTTCAAAAGTACGATACGTTAGTGATTGTAGCCTGGGCAATGTTGATTGGTGGTGTGTTATTTAATGTAATTCATCCATTCTGGGTGGAGACACCACCGCTGACGATGGCGACCGTTATTAGTGTCTTATTTATTGCCATTTTTGGGACAGCTTTGGCTAATTTATGCTTTTTAGGGAGTTTGAATTACATTACCCCCACAACGGCCGGTTTATTGAATACTTTTGAACCCTTAGCTGCGACAATCGGGACGGTGTTATTTTTAAAAACGAGTTTTAATCATTGGGAAGTCCTCGGCGGCTTGCTCGTTATCAGCACAGTTTTCATCCTTAGTTTTGGAAATCGCCGCGGAATCAGCAAAAAATAA
- a CDS encoding N-acetyltransferase: MRLVLTTKSLVIRPVQVTDARAYLCFLKQVVQETPFLPVATENLAMSEAFCELMLQSVVDSVNDALWVAVDGPVIVGAARLVSEPEPGLQHIGELSVAVLKAQWRQKIGTQLLTALLQAISASGQPRRIMLTVQERNQRAIQLYQQLGFQVEAQLKAGYYDPAVGMLPVLQMVRLINIE; the protein is encoded by the coding sequence TTGCGGCTAGTTTTGACAACTAAATCTTTAGTGATTCGGCCTGTGCAGGTGACGGATGCACGGGCTTATTTATGTTTTTTAAAGCAAGTCGTGCAGGAAACGCCGTTCTTACCAGTTGCCACCGAAAATCTAGCAATGTCTGAAGCGTTTTGTGAACTGATGTTGCAGTCAGTTGTTGACAGCGTAAATGATGCCTTATGGGTAGCAGTTGACGGCCCTGTAATTGTGGGCGCTGCTCGTCTAGTGAGCGAACCTGAACCGGGTTTGCAACATATTGGCGAATTGAGTGTTGCTGTTTTAAAAGCGCAGTGGCGCCAAAAAATTGGCACCCAGTTATTAACGGCATTATTACAGGCAATCAGTGCTAGTGGGCAACCACGCCGGATCATGCTAACGGTCCAGGAACGGAATCAACGTGCGATTCAACTTTACCAACAATTGGGTTTTCAAGTCGAAGCCCAGTTAAAAGCGGGCTATTACGATCCGGCAGTCGGCATGCTGCCAGTATTACAAATGGTCCGCTTGATTAATATAGAGTAG
- a CDS encoding uracil-DNA glycosylase encodes MKTIIHNDWQTVLAPEFAKPYYGQLHQFLKQEYATTVVYPEMHHIFQAFEWTPFEQVKVVILGQDPYHGPHQAHGCSFSVLPGVKVPPSLKNIYKELQTDVGFIPVNHGYLKAWADQGVFLLNTVLTVRAGQANSHRQQGWEQLTDAAIAALSKRGHVVFILWGNAAKAKRALIDESQNVVLTAVHPSPLAAYHGFFGSKPFSQTNQQLKQWAMTPINWQLPQDVSEQK; translated from the coding sequence ATGAAAACAATTATTCATAATGATTGGCAAACTGTCTTAGCACCAGAATTTGCCAAACCTTATTATGGTCAGTTGCACCAATTCTTGAAACAAGAATACGCAACGACTGTGGTTTATCCGGAAATGCATCATATTTTTCAAGCTTTTGAGTGGACACCATTTGAACAGGTGAAGGTTGTCATATTAGGCCAAGACCCTTATCACGGCCCCCACCAAGCGCACGGGTGCAGTTTTTCAGTATTACCAGGGGTTAAAGTGCCACCGTCATTGAAGAATATCTATAAGGAATTACAAACGGATGTCGGATTTATCCCTGTCAATCATGGCTATTTGAAGGCCTGGGCAGATCAAGGTGTTTTCCTATTGAATACTGTGTTGACTGTCCGAGCTGGTCAAGCTAATTCTCATCGCCAACAAGGTTGGGAACAACTAACTGATGCGGCGATCGCGGCTTTATCAAAACGCGGGCATGTGGTCTTTATTTTATGGGGCAATGCGGCCAAGGCAAAACGGGCCTTAATTGATGAAAGTCAAAATGTGGTGTTAACGGCTGTTCATCCAAGTCCGCTAGCAGCCTATCATGGCTTTTTTGGTTCCAAACCATTTTCACAAACAAATCAGCAGTTAAAACAGTGGGCAATGACGCCCATTAATTGGCAATTACCACAAGACGTTTCTGAACAAAAATAA
- a CDS encoding exonuclease: protein MNFVAMDFETANGQRDSACSIALTVVRNDQIVDQFYTLIKPETYFSARNSQIHGIYAEDVAQAPKFNQVWPHIAPFFTPQKLVVAHNATFDIGVLRSTLQHYDIPEPHYLALDTLTTSRRLYPQFENHKLNTLCTNLEIPLENHHNALADSIACAKILIKEAQEFGTDPLKQVTKIIG, encoded by the coding sequence GTGAATTTCGTTGCAATGGATTTTGAAACAGCGAATGGGCAACGCGACAGTGCTTGTTCAATCGCACTGACAGTTGTTCGTAATGACCAAATTGTCGATCAATTTTATACCCTCATTAAACCTGAGACTTATTTTAGTGCGCGTAATAGCCAGATTCATGGTATTTATGCAGAAGATGTCGCCCAAGCACCTAAGTTTAATCAAGTTTGGCCACACATCGCGCCCTTTTTCACACCGCAAAAACTAGTTGTGGCGCACAATGCCACCTTTGATATTGGTGTCCTTCGTAGTACGCTCCAACACTATGACATCCCAGAACCCCACTATTTAGCCCTCGACACATTGACAACCAGTCGTCGACTCTATCCCCAATTTGAAAATCACAAGTTAAATACGCTATGTACCAACCTAGAAATTCCACTCGAAAATCACCACAACGCACTAGCTGACAGTATCGCATGCGCCAAAATTCTGATTAAAGAAGCACAAGAATTTGGTACAGACCCACTAAAACAGGTCACAAAAATAATCGGCTAG
- the pta gene encoding phosphate acetyltransferase, translating into MDLFESLKAKITSHDFKIVFPEGTEPRIIGAAARLNADRILKPILIGDAADIQSIASAKGFNLTGITIIDPKAYPQADFDTMVAAFVERRKGKATTEQAQTILQDPNYFGTMMVYLDLADGMVSGAVHSTGDTVRPALQIIKTKPGIQRTSGAFIMQRGRDNERYLFSDCAININPNAQELAEIAVASARTAELFDIDPKVALLSFSTMGSARGEEVTKVQEATKIAQELAPDLDIDGELQFDAAYVPVVANQKAPDSKVAGQANVFVFPELQSGNIGYKIAQRFGNFEAIGPILQGLNKPISDLSRGSNEEDVYKLAIITAAQALQN; encoded by the coding sequence TTGGATTTATTTGAAAGTTTGAAAGCAAAAATTACGAGTCATGATTTTAAGATTGTTTTTCCTGAAGGAACAGAACCTAGAATTATTGGTGCAGCAGCCCGTTTGAATGCTGACCGAATTTTAAAACCAATTTTAATCGGGGATGCAGCCGATATTCAAAGCATTGCATCTGCCAAAGGGTTTAATCTTACAGGGATTACAATTATTGATCCTAAAGCGTATCCTCAAGCAGATTTTGACACAATGGTAGCCGCTTTTGTTGAACGTCGTAAAGGCAAAGCAACGACAGAACAAGCCCAAACCATTTTACAAGATCCTAATTATTTTGGCACCATGATGGTTTATCTTGATTTGGCCGATGGGATGGTTTCAGGGGCTGTTCACTCAACTGGTGATACAGTCCGTCCAGCCCTTCAAATTATCAAAACCAAACCTGGCATTCAACGGACAAGTGGCGCGTTCATCATGCAACGTGGCCGCGACAACGAACGTTATTTATTCTCAGACTGTGCCATCAACATCAATCCAAATGCGCAAGAATTAGCAGAAATTGCGGTGGCTTCAGCACGCACCGCTGAATTATTTGATATTGATCCTAAAGTGGCGCTTTTGAGCTTTTCAACAATGGGCTCTGCCCGTGGCGAAGAAGTGACCAAGGTCCAAGAAGCAACCAAGATTGCTCAAGAATTAGCACCTGACTTAGACATTGACGGTGAATTACAATTCGATGCCGCTTATGTCCCAGTGGTTGCTAACCAAAAAGCCCCAGATTCAAAAGTGGCAGGTCAAGCGAACGTCTTTGTTTTCCCAGAATTACAATCAGGGAACATTGGCTACAAGATTGCCCAACGTTTCGGTAACTTCGAAGCAATCGGCCCCATCTTACAAGGCTTAAATAAACCAATCTCAGATTTATCACGTGGGAGCAACGAAGAAGATGTCTACAAGTTAGCCATCATCACAGCAGCCCAAGCACTACAAAATTAA
- the xth gene encoding exodeoxyribonuclease III, with the protein MKFISWNVNGLRAVLKKDFMTIFEQLDADFFCLQETKMQAGQVELDLPGYHQYFNYAEKKGYSGTAIFTKHEPLNVTYGIDQPEHDQEGRVITLEYPQFFLVTCYTPNSQSQLKRLDYRMTWEEAFRAYVQQLNTQKPVIFCGDLNVAHKAIDLKNDRTNHKSAGFSDEERAQMTTLLQSGFTDTFRYFYPDQTDIYSWWSYRFHARDNNAGWRIDYFITSDELQPKLIDAKIHTEIYGSDHCPVELDTQDLFA; encoded by the coding sequence ATGAAATTTATCTCTTGGAATGTTAATGGCTTACGAGCCGTCTTAAAAAAAGATTTTATGACCATCTTTGAACAATTAGATGCTGATTTTTTCTGTCTACAAGAAACAAAAATGCAAGCTGGTCAAGTTGAACTTGATTTACCCGGCTATCATCAATATTTCAATTATGCTGAGAAAAAAGGTTATTCTGGTACAGCTATTTTTACGAAACATGAACCACTCAATGTCACTTATGGTATTGATCAACCCGAACATGACCAAGAAGGTCGTGTGATTACTTTAGAGTATCCTCAATTTTTCTTGGTCACTTGCTATACCCCTAACTCACAAAGCCAATTGAAACGGCTAGATTACCGCATGACTTGGGAGGAAGCATTTAGAGCCTATGTGCAACAACTTAACACGCAAAAACCGGTTATTTTCTGTGGCGATTTAAACGTGGCCCACAAAGCAATTGATTTAAAAAACGATCGAACTAATCACAAGAGTGCCGGCTTTTCTGATGAAGAACGGGCCCAAATGACGACGCTCCTTCAATCCGGCTTCACAGACACCTTCCGTTACTTCTATCCTGACCAAACTGATATTTATTCATGGTGGAGCTATCGATTCCATGCACGTGACAACAATGCCGGCTGGCGGATTGATTATTTCATCACTTCTGATGAGCTCCAACCAAAATTAATAGATGCCAAAATCCATACGGAAATTTACGGATCTGATCATTGTCCTGTGGAACTTGACACACAAGATTTATTCGCTTAA
- a CDS encoding sodium:proton antiporter: MAIIEAVILLVMLLIVANIIGHYVPRLPVSLIEIGLGLLVALLFSVEIPLKTDWFMLVFVAPLLFNDGRRFPKRELWALRGPIIGNAIFLVFVTTLVGGLAIHLLVPKMPLAASFALAAILSPTDPMAVQSISEQADLPPRVLHLVSGESLINDASGLISFKYGIAAAVTGYFSLQQAAGDFLYISIVGALAGMVLMYVIHFIRLFMLQQGIEDVVFHTVLQLITPFVIYLVVEDLLHASGVIAVVVAGIISHASRNIYLDYLPELKLVTEQTWSIGVYLLNGLVFLILGIELPVAMRGTVHSPLINTGEEILLVLAVWGILILIRTCWTLSYLLYTNKSNPKPLKDNLKISVLSGLSGVRGAITMAGVLSVPTVLADGSPFPERGLMLFIAAGVIIVSLVMAIIFIPLLTKVRTPIELRGTAHEEASDEAALVPVDDQLLSEFDAKIYMYRVAVAAVEAQRHIENNRAALDLIAEYQLMMRRLENQQNEQTEGDDLPPLIAEELILRQVAFEGERQKLETLRSDGEITAKTYRRGKRKLRQKQIALSVIGSNFSWRHVQLMFYRGISTIKRLLLRLKTTQKSSAALIEWRTTEREMAKAGIKQLSYFLKQPENRQHHYNRQVIYQIIIRYRNQIENMKNIGHTKTDIYEQQLQKLRIKALTSERLAIQELLEQHKISWELADELRKDINYAENALILADTDTE, encoded by the coding sequence ATGGCTATCATTGAAGCTGTTATTTTGTTAGTGATGCTGTTGATTGTCGCTAATATCATCGGTCACTATGTACCACGACTGCCAGTCAGCCTGATTGAAATTGGATTGGGCTTGTTGGTGGCGCTACTTTTTTCAGTTGAGATTCCATTAAAAACAGATTGGTTTATGTTAGTGTTTGTCGCGCCGTTGTTGTTTAACGACGGCCGTCGGTTTCCTAAGCGGGAACTATGGGCGTTGCGAGGACCGATTATTGGGAATGCGATTTTCTTAGTATTTGTCACCACCTTGGTTGGGGGCTTAGCAATTCATTTGCTAGTGCCTAAGATGCCATTGGCAGCGAGTTTTGCGTTAGCTGCTATTTTATCACCAACGGATCCGATGGCAGTTCAGTCGATTTCAGAACAAGCTGACTTACCGCCACGTGTTTTACATTTGGTTAGTGGTGAAAGTTTGATTAACGATGCCAGTGGCTTGATTAGTTTCAAGTATGGGATTGCCGCCGCGGTTACCGGATACTTCTCGCTACAACAAGCTGCGGGCGATTTCTTATATATCAGTATTGTCGGCGCACTGGCCGGGATGGTGTTGATGTATGTCATCCATTTTATTCGGCTCTTTATGTTGCAACAAGGGATTGAAGATGTTGTTTTTCACACCGTCTTACAATTGATTACGCCTTTTGTGATTTATCTAGTCGTTGAAGATTTACTCCATGCTTCCGGCGTGATTGCCGTGGTTGTGGCCGGGATTATTAGTCATGCAAGTCGCAATATCTACTTAGATTATTTACCGGAATTAAAATTGGTGACGGAACAAACATGGTCGATTGGCGTTTATTTATTAAACGGCCTTGTCTTTTTAATCTTAGGGATTGAACTGCCGGTTGCGATGAGAGGGACGGTGCATAGTCCACTGATTAATACGGGAGAAGAAATTCTCTTGGTATTAGCGGTTTGGGGCATTCTAATTCTAATTCGAACCTGTTGGACATTGAGTTACTTGTTGTACACCAATAAATCGAATCCGAAGCCATTAAAAGATAACCTTAAAATTTCAGTTCTTTCAGGGCTTTCAGGTGTGCGGGGCGCCATTACGATGGCCGGGGTGCTTTCTGTACCGACTGTGCTTGCTGATGGATCGCCGTTTCCAGAGCGGGGCTTAATGCTATTTATCGCAGCTGGGGTGATTATCGTTAGTTTAGTAATGGCAATTATCTTCATCCCGTTATTAACTAAGGTGAGAACACCGATTGAATTACGAGGGACTGCCCATGAAGAAGCCAGTGATGAAGCGGCGCTTGTACCAGTTGATGATCAATTATTAAGCGAGTTTGATGCTAAAATTTATATGTACCGAGTTGCAGTTGCTGCAGTTGAAGCACAACGCCATATTGAAAATAATCGAGCGGCCCTAGATTTGATTGCGGAATATCAACTGATGATGCGCCGCCTTGAAAATCAACAAAACGAGCAAACTGAAGGTGATGATTTACCACCGTTAATTGCAGAAGAGTTAATTTTGCGGCAAGTGGCATTTGAGGGCGAACGGCAAAAATTAGAAACGCTACGTTCAGATGGTGAAATCACTGCTAAAACTTACCGTCGAGGTAAACGTAAATTACGGCAAAAACAAATTGCCTTATCGGTGATTGGTAGTAATTTTAGTTGGCGGCACGTTCAATTAATGTTTTACCGGGGAATATCAACTATTAAACGGTTGCTGTTGCGGTTAAAAACAACGCAGAAATCTTCAGCGGCCTTAATTGAATGGCGGACGACTGAACGAGAAATGGCGAAAGCGGGGATCAAGCAATTGTCTTATTTCTTGAAACAACCTGAAAACCGGCAACATCATTATAATCGCCAGGTGATTTATCAAATTATCATTCGTTACCGGAATCAAATCGAAAATATGAAAAATATCGGCCATACGAAGACGGATATTTATGAACAACAACTTCAAAAATTACGAATTAAGGCGCTAACCAGTGAACGACTTGCAATTCAAGAATTATTGGAGCAGCATAAGATTTCATGGGAATTAGCGGACGAGTTGCGCAAGGACATTAACTACGCTGAAAACGCGTTGATCTTAGCGGACACAGATACGGAATAA
- a CDS encoding tRNA (adenosine(37)-N6)-threonylcarbamoyltransferase complex ATPase subunit type 1 TsaE, giving the protein MLEFQTTQPEETITIAKKLGRQLQAGDVLLLDGDLGAGKTTFTKGLAEGLDIKRYIKSPTFTLIREYPDGRIPLYHMDVYRLEETGASDLGLEEYFDGDGVSVIEWSQFIADELPSDYLTIHFNKNDDDDQMRTLVFEPHGARYTALIAASFDN; this is encoded by the coding sequence ATGTTAGAATTTCAAACAACGCAACCAGAAGAAACGATTACGATTGCTAAAAAATTAGGGCGTCAATTACAAGCGGGCGATGTTTTACTACTCGATGGCGATTTAGGTGCTGGTAAAACAACTTTCACGAAGGGATTAGCGGAAGGCTTGGATATTAAACGCTATATCAAAAGTCCTACGTTTACCTTGATACGAGAATATCCAGATGGCCGGATTCCGCTTTATCATATGGATGTTTATCGGTTAGAAGAAACTGGTGCCAGTGATCTTGGTTTAGAGGAATACTTTGATGGCGATGGCGTTTCGGTCATCGAATGGAGTCAATTTATTGCTGATGAACTACCCAGTGATTACTTGACGATTCATTTCAATAAAAATGACGATGACGATCAAATGCGGACGCTTGTTTTTGAACCGCACGGTGCGCGCTACACAGCCTTGATTGCGGCTAGTTTTGACAACTAA
- a CDS encoding GNAT family N-acetyltransferase, whose amino-acid sequence MIRQATIEDAQSVLPIINIVFEEMEMPLFQEIPLENLFKILEQAFKMPEYRYSYANTLVYEEDGEILGIVVGFPEEKEAHIDDALAPLFPQIGLPEETRFFTDKEAQPGEWYLDTLAVAEHAQGRGVGTALLKALPDYLKQRGEKMISLSVDLQNPGAKKLYERMGFVKKGELMIGDHRYEHMVKAI is encoded by the coding sequence ATGATTCGTCAAGCAACAATTGAAGATGCACAAAGTGTCTTACCCATTATTAATATTGTTTTTGAAGAAATGGAGATGCCACTTTTTCAGGAGATACCGCTCGAAAATTTATTTAAGATCTTAGAACAAGCATTTAAAATGCCGGAATACCGATATAGTTACGCTAATACGCTTGTTTATGAAGAAGACGGTGAAATACTAGGGATTGTCGTCGGTTTCCCGGAAGAAAAGGAAGCCCACATTGATGATGCATTAGCACCACTTTTCCCACAAATCGGCTTACCTGAAGAAACACGCTTTTTCACGGATAAAGAAGCCCAACCTGGTGAATGGTATTTAGACACACTAGCTGTGGCTGAACACGCACAAGGCCGTGGTGTTGGGACCGCTCTTTTGAAGGCCTTGCCTGATTACTTGAAACAACGCGGCGAGAAGATGATTAGTCTGAGCGTCGATTTACAAAATCCCGGTGCTAAGAAATTATATGAGCGCATGGGTTTTGTAAAAAAAGGTGAGCTAATGATTGGCGATCACCGTTATGAACATATGGTCAAAGCAATTTAA
- a CDS encoding hydrolase: protein MTEKFVPEIYTPLKTSVVGPPAIARQVGGIKILGQKIKTLIFTTDVAIVNNTNADAVLAVYPFTPHPAVMNAISNVATIPVLNGIGGGLTAGSRSAYMGLLAEAAGSMGVVVNAPTPVETIRMINKVVDVPIVGTVVSERQNYAAQIEAGVSILNVSGAAKTPTIIKAIRQKYPQIPIIATSGHDEDTILTTIEAGANALTYTPPTNGELFAKKMADYRADLD, encoded by the coding sequence ATGACTGAAAAATTCGTACCGGAAATTTATACGCCGCTTAAAACAAGTGTTGTGGGACCACCGGCCATAGCCCGCCAAGTCGGGGGCATCAAAATTTTAGGCCAGAAAATTAAAACGTTAATCTTCACGACTGATGTGGCGATTGTCAATAATACGAATGCGGATGCTGTATTAGCCGTCTATCCGTTTACGCCGCATCCGGCAGTCATGAATGCGATCAGTAATGTGGCGACCATTCCGGTTTTAAACGGGATTGGTGGTGGGCTGACAGCGGGTAGTCGCTCAGCGTACATGGGCTTATTGGCAGAAGCAGCTGGCTCGATGGGGGTGGTGGTTAATGCGCCAACCCCTGTTGAGACGATTAGGATGATTAATAAGGTAGTGGATGTGCCGATCGTTGGGACGGTTGTTTCTGAACGGCAGAACTATGCAGCCCAGATTGAAGCTGGGGTTTCAATTCTTAATGTGAGCGGTGCGGCGAAAACACCCACGATTATTAAAGCGATTCGCCAAAAGTACCCCCAGATTCCAATTATTGCAACCAGTGGTCATGATGAAGACACTATTTTAACCACGATTGAAGCCGGCGCCAATGCGTTGACCTATACGCCACCGACTAATGGGGAGTTGTTTGCTAAGAAAATGGCCGACTATCGTGCAGATTTAGATTAG
- a CDS encoding UDP-N-acetylenolpyruvoylglucosamine reductase: MLSQINAFLEANQTINVKTNEPLSKYTFTKTGGPADLLALPTSVPEVRQLLVAAKQNELPITVIGNASNLIVRDAGISGLVIILTAMKQIDVQDTTVVAQAGAGIIQTSEAAYSGSLTGLEFAAGIPGSVGGAVFMNAGAYGGEISDVLTSAEILTQDNEIETLTNAELNFRYRHSLIQENGSIVLSARFEMAKGVAPTIREKMDELNALRAAKQPLEYPSCGSVFKRPVGHFVGPLIQKAGLQGHQIGGAQVSEKHAGFIVNRGGATATDYLTLIAYIQEKIWDKFEVRLEPEVRIIGKKSE; the protein is encoded by the coding sequence GTGTTAAGTCAAATCAACGCATTTTTAGAAGCAAATCAAACGATTAATGTTAAAACTAATGAACCTTTAAGTAAGTATACTTTTACCAAAACCGGTGGTCCAGCTGACTTATTAGCCTTGCCAACGTCAGTTCCTGAAGTGCGCCAATTATTAGTCGCCGCTAAGCAAAATGAATTACCAATTACGGTGATTGGTAACGCTAGTAATTTAATTGTGCGTGATGCTGGGATTAGTGGCTTGGTGATTATCCTGACCGCTATGAAGCAAATCGATGTGCAAGATACAACCGTAGTTGCACAAGCTGGTGCTGGGATTATTCAAACCTCTGAAGCGGCTTACAGTGGCAGTTTAACGGGGTTAGAATTTGCAGCTGGTATTCCTGGAAGCGTTGGGGGTGCGGTCTTCATGAATGCTGGGGCCTACGGTGGTGAAATCAGTGACGTCTTAACTTCTGCCGAAATTTTAACGCAGGATAACGAAATTGAAACGTTAACCAACGCCGAATTAAATTTCAGGTACCGGCATAGTTTGATCCAAGAAAATGGGAGTATTGTTTTGTCAGCCCGCTTTGAAATGGCCAAAGGGGTTGCCCCAACCATCCGTGAAAAAATGGATGAGTTAAACGCATTGCGCGCTGCTAAACAACCGTTGGAATATCCGTCATGCGGGAGTGTTTTTAAACGCCCAGTGGGCCATTTTGTAGGGCCGTTGATTCAAAAAGCAGGCCTTCAAGGCCATCAAATTGGGGGCGCGCAAGTTTCAGAAAAGCACGCAGGCTTTATTGTTAATCGCGGGGGCGCAACTGCTACCGATTATTTAACACTCATTGCGTATATTCAAGAAAAAATTTGGGATAAATTCGAAGTTCGCCTTGAACCGGAAGTGCGGATTATCGGCAAAAAATCAGAATAG
- a CDS encoding Cof-type HAD-IIB family hydrolase: MISLIASDMDGTLLNDKMQVSDGNINAIKAAQDAGIEFIVATGRSRNEALPLMAEGGIKPALITMNGAQVFDQLGNEVINIPIEPATVVAVTDELRASGYYFELMTTAGNYSDSQVNRIQNVADLLVDLNPDTSYKIAVALAAARLELMNINYVDDHYAGIIADPTIKIVKIIAFSTKGLADLEPVKVFCEERGDLIVTSSSSNNIEINHINAQKGIALAAYAKEKGIPMSETMAIGDNLNDYSMIEAAGIGVAMANAVPTITDLANYHTAKNTQDGVAQAIYHAIDINQASEKK, from the coding sequence TTGATTTCACTTATCGCATCTGACATGGACGGTACCCTTTTAAATGATAAAATGCAGGTTTCTGACGGTAACATCAACGCCATCAAAGCAGCTCAAGACGCTGGGATTGAATTCATCGTCGCTACCGGGCGCAGTCGCAACGAAGCACTGCCACTAATGGCTGAAGGTGGTATCAAACCAGCCTTAATCACTATGAATGGCGCTCAAGTTTTCGATCAATTGGGCAACGAAGTCATCAACATTCCAATTGAACCGGCTACTGTCGTGGCAGTTACGGATGAATTACGCGCTAGTGGTTACTACTTTGAATTGATGACCACTGCTGGTAATTACTCTGACAGCCAAGTCAATCGGATCCAAAACGTGGCCGACTTATTAGTCGACCTTAATCCTGATACCAGTTATAAAATTGCCGTTGCCCTAGCTGCAGCGCGCCTAGAATTAATGAATATCAACTATGTCGATGATCATTATGCCGGCATTATTGCCGATCCAACCATCAAAATTGTTAAAATTATTGCCTTTAGTACCAAAGGCCTCGCTGATCTAGAACCCGTGAAGGTTTTCTGTGAAGAACGCGGTGATTTAATTGTCACCTCTTCTTCAAGCAATAACATCGAAATCAACCATATCAATGCACAAAAAGGGATTGCCCTTGCAGCCTATGCCAAAGAAAAAGGAATTCCAATGTCTGAAACAATGGCAATCGGTGATAATCTCAATGATTATTCCATGATCGAAGCAGCTGGCATCGGGGTGGCAATGGCTAATGCGGTCCCAACAATTACCGACTTAGCCAATTATCATACTGCTAAGAATACGCAGGATGGTGTTGCCCAAGCCATTTATCACGCGATTGATATTAACCAAGCATCTGAGAAGAAGTGA